Proteins encoded together in one Stutzerimonas stutzeri window:
- a CDS encoding cytochrome c1 — MKKQFAALILAILPAFTFAAGPAVHLDKVDIDLTDKAAMQDGLKTFANYCMGCHGAQYQRYERVATDLGIPEEVMMDNIVFTDAKFGDHMKIGMKPEDAKVWFGAAPPDLTLVARVRGNDWLYTYMRSFYEDPARPYGVNNSVFPNVGMPHVLAPLQGRRVVGCKQVQVVENGRKQFDPLTGTPITQEACDQMVVEPGTGSLSEAEYDEKIKNLVTFLAYSANPVKLESQRIGTYVLLFLAVFFVFAYLLKREYWKDVH; from the coding sequence ATGAAAAAGCAATTTGCTGCATTGATTCTTGCAATTCTGCCGGCCTTCACTTTTGCGGCCGGCCCGGCGGTACATTTGGATAAGGTCGATATCGACCTGACCGACAAGGCGGCCATGCAGGATGGTCTGAAGACCTTCGCCAACTATTGCATGGGTTGCCATGGTGCGCAGTATCAGCGCTATGAGCGCGTCGCCACCGATCTGGGTATCCCGGAAGAGGTGATGATGGACAATATCGTCTTCACGGACGCCAAGTTTGGTGATCACATGAAGATCGGTATGAAGCCTGAAGACGCCAAAGTCTGGTTCGGCGCCGCTCCGCCGGATCTCACCCTGGTTGCTCGTGTTCGTGGCAACGACTGGCTGTATACCTACATGCGCAGCTTCTATGAAGATCCGGCGCGTCCGTACGGCGTCAACAACAGCGTGTTCCCCAATGTTGGTATGCCGCATGTTCTGGCTCCGCTCCAGGGTCGCCGGGTTGTCGGATGTAAGCAGGTCCAAGTGGTCGAGAATGGCCGCAAGCAGTTCGATCCGCTGACCGGCACACCGATCACTCAGGAAGCCTGTGACCAGATGGTTGTCGAGCCTGGTACTGGGTCGCTCTCCGAGGCTGAGTACGACGAGAAGATCAAGAATCTGGTGACCTTCCTGGCGTACTCGGCCAATCCGGTCAAGCTGGAAAGCCAGCGCATCGGTACCTACGTGCTGCTGTTCCTGGCTGTGTTCTTCGTGTTCGCCTACCTGCTCAAGCGCGAGTACTGGAAAGACGTTCACTAA
- a CDS encoding glutathione S-transferase N-terminal domain-containing protein: MAATNRLGCYSDPADHYCHRVRLVLAEKGVSVDIVDVEAGQCPVKLAEVNPYASVPTLVDRDLALYEPGVILEYLEERYPHPPLLPVYPVARANTRLLVHRIQRDWCSLADRILDQRVAEAQRAQARKELRESLIGVSPIFAEKPYFMSDEISLVDCCLLPILWRLPRLGIELPRAAKPLLDYMERNFAREAFQASLSAVERNMR; this comes from the coding sequence ATGGCTGCGACCAACCGGTTGGGCTGCTATTCCGATCCTGCCGATCATTACTGTCATCGCGTTCGCCTTGTTCTCGCCGAGAAAGGGGTTAGCGTGGACATCGTTGATGTCGAAGCGGGCCAGTGTCCGGTCAAGTTGGCCGAGGTGAATCCATACGCCAGCGTGCCCACACTGGTGGATCGAGATCTGGCGCTATACGAGCCCGGCGTGATTCTCGAGTATCTGGAGGAGCGCTATCCGCATCCACCGTTGCTGCCGGTCTATCCGGTGGCGCGCGCCAATACGCGTCTGTTGGTGCATCGTATCCAGCGTGATTGGTGTTCGCTGGCCGACCGCATTCTGGACCAGCGCGTCGCGGAGGCTCAGCGCGCTCAGGCACGCAAGGAGCTCCGTGAAAGCCTGATCGGTGTATCGCCGATATTCGCGGAAAAGCCTTACTTCATGAGTGACGAGATCAGCCTTGTCGACTGCTGTCTGTTGCCTATCCTCTGGCGTTTGCCCAGACTCGGTATCGAGTTGCCTCGAGCGGCCAAGCCGCTGCTCGATTACATGGAGCGCAATTTCGCTCGCGAGGCTTTCCAGGCCAGTCTTTCCGCCGTCGAGCGCAACATGCGCTAA
- a CDS encoding ClpXP protease specificity-enhancing factor, translating to MNSSRPYLVRALYEWIVDNDCTPHLLVNVDYPGVQVPAGYASDGQIVLNVAPSAVRHLHMDNEAISFEGRFGGVAHSLNVPSAAVMAIYARENGQGMVFEIEPTPPDDDAPSDAGGAAGGEGPRPGGRPSLKVVK from the coding sequence ATGAATTCGAGTCGCCCGTATCTGGTACGAGCACTTTACGAGTGGATCGTCGACAACGATTGCACGCCGCACCTGCTGGTGAATGTCGATTATCCGGGGGTGCAGGTGCCGGCAGGCTACGCCAGCGATGGTCAGATCGTATTGAACGTCGCCCCCAGCGCCGTGCGGCATCTTCATATGGATAACGAGGCGATCAGTTTCGAGGGGCGCTTTGGTGGCGTAGCTCATTCATTGAACGTGCCGTCCGCCGCGGTCATGGCGATCTATGCCCGGGAAAACGGGCAAGGCATGGTGTTCGAGATCGAGCCGACTCCACCGGACGATGACGCGCCGAGCGATGCTGGTGGCGCTGCTGGAGGAGAGGGGCCGCGACCGGGCGGTCGCCCGAGTCTGAAGGTCGTAAAATGA
- a CDS encoding BON domain-containing protein, with the protein MNRFRLPAIALGICLAVTGCSSVLTATRDDPIADNRGTRTIGSKIDDSLIETKAAVNIAKAHPDLDQRSHIVVASYNGVVLLAGQTPREELKQMAEQAASGVQRVKRVHNELQILQPSSALARSNDSWLTTKIKTQMLADNSVPGSRIKVITENGIVYLLGLVTRQEGSRATNLVQGVAGVQRIVKLFEYID; encoded by the coding sequence ATGAACCGTTTCCGCTTGCCTGCCATCGCCCTGGGAATTTGCCTGGCCGTCACCGGCTGCAGCTCGGTGTTGACGGCCACGCGCGACGACCCGATCGCCGACAATCGGGGCACACGGACCATCGGCAGCAAGATCGACGACTCGCTGATCGAGACCAAGGCAGCGGTCAACATTGCCAAGGCCCATCCGGACCTCGACCAGCGTAGCCACATCGTGGTTGCCAGCTACAACGGCGTCGTGCTGTTGGCCGGGCAGACGCCTCGCGAAGAACTCAAGCAGATGGCAGAACAGGCAGCCAGCGGCGTGCAACGCGTCAAGCGCGTACACAATGAGCTACAGATTCTGCAGCCCTCATCCGCACTGGCGCGCAGCAACGACTCCTGGCTGACCACCAAGATCAAGACGCAGATGCTCGCCGACAACAGCGTGCCTGGCTCGCGAATCAAGGTGATCACTGAGAACGGGATCGTCTATCTGCTAGGCCTGGTCACACGCCAGGAAGGCAGCCGCGCGACTAACCTTGTCCAGGGCGTCGCCGGGGTACAGCGGATCGTCAAGCTGTTCGAATATATCGACTGA
- a CDS encoding phosphoheptose isomerase, with amino-acid sequence MDMQTRIRQLFQASIETKQQAMEVLAPSIEQAGQAMVNALLSEGKILTCGNGGSAGDAQHFSSELLNRFERERPSLPAIALTTDSSTITSIANDYSYNEVFSKQIRALGQPGDVLLAISTSGNSANVIQAIQAAHDREMLVVALTGRDGGGMASLLLPEDVEIRVPAKVTARIQEVHLLAIHCLCDLIDNQLFGSEE; translated from the coding sequence ATGGACATGCAAACCCGAATCCGCCAACTCTTCCAGGCCAGCATCGAAACCAAGCAGCAGGCCATGGAAGTGCTAGCCCCCAGCATCGAGCAAGCCGGCCAAGCGATGGTTAATGCACTGCTCAGCGAAGGCAAGATCCTGACCTGCGGTAATGGCGGTTCAGCCGGCGATGCCCAGCACTTCTCCTCGGAACTGCTGAACCGCTTCGAGAGAGAGCGCCCAAGCCTTCCGGCCATCGCACTGACCACCGACAGCTCCACCATCACCTCGATTGCCAACGATTACAGCTACAACGAGGTGTTCTCAAAGCAGATCCGCGCGCTGGGACAACCCGGGGACGTGCTGCTCGCCATCTCCACGAGCGGTAACTCCGCCAACGTGATCCAGGCGATCCAGGCTGCCCACGACCGGGAAATGCTGGTAGTTGCCCTCACCGGCCGCGATGGCGGCGGGATGGCCTCGCTGCTGCTGCCGGAAGACGTTGAAATCCGCGTACCGGCAAAAGTGACCGCACGCATCCAGGAAGTCCATCTCCTGGCGATCCACTGCCTCTGCGACCTGATCGACAATCAACTGTTTGGGAGTGAGGAATGA
- a CDS encoding YraN family protein, with the protein MSESQSSGRSAEALALQHLSDSGLRLLERNWSCRSGELDLVMLDGDTVVFVEVRYRRHTAWGGALESVDVRKQQKLIKAAQLFLQAHGRWAKHPCRFDVVAITAPGQAKDLNWIRNAFES; encoded by the coding sequence ATGAGCGAAAGCCAGAGCAGCGGACGCTCTGCCGAAGCACTGGCCCTGCAGCATCTCAGCGACAGCGGCCTGCGCCTACTCGAACGCAACTGGTCGTGCCGCAGCGGCGAGCTCGATCTGGTCATGCTCGACGGCGATACAGTAGTATTCGTCGAAGTCCGCTACAGGCGGCATACCGCCTGGGGCGGCGCCCTGGAAAGCGTCGATGTGCGCAAGCAGCAAAAGCTGATCAAGGCTGCCCAGTTGTTTCTGCAGGCACATGGCCGCTGGGCCAAGCACCCTTGCCGCTTCGACGTAGTCGCCATCACCGCGCCAGGCCAAGCAAAGGACCTGAACTGGATCCGCAACGCATTTGAAAGCTGA
- a CDS encoding penicillin-binding protein activator, producing the protein MACLRPLLLLCVATLLAACSSSPSSTLGELPRTPQASTQQLLKQAEQSDAEQATQLRLAAADQSIQQGNRAQARSILQQVQLDALKPAQQIFALTLQAEIALADGEPEKAEQALQHPSFERLGELPVSQQIRSQLARAQALEANNKPLAAARERVFTAPLLSGEQAQANHETIWKLLSALPEQQLQGAADTDLAGWQALALSLKRAGTIAQQQRAIDDWIAQNPQHPAAQQLPESLQKLRELADQPLNHVALLLPMEGQLASVARALRDGFLAAHLHAQQAGAELRIELYDSSRMKSIDDFYRQAQAAGVQLVVGPLEKDLVRQLAERDQLPITTLALNYSDAGQRTPPQLFQFGLAAEDEAREVARRAWADGHRRAIALAPRGEWGARILEAFRQSWQEAGGTLVASEPLAEPVQLANQIADLLQLRNSEQRGQRVSSITDASTASQPTRRQDVDFIFLAATPQQAQQVRPTLIFQYAGDLPVYATSHLHAANHDRTQYLDLEGIRFAETPWLLNDQLPLRQEVEQKWPQAGGSLGRLYAMGADAYLLAPRLNQLLALPDTHLDGLSGTLSLNPQQRIERQLPWAQFRDGAVERLDEPQ; encoded by the coding sequence ATGGCTTGCTTACGCCCCCTCCTTCTCCTCTGCGTCGCCACCCTGCTCGCAGCCTGCTCCAGCTCCCCCTCGTCCACGCTCGGCGAACTGCCCCGGACGCCGCAGGCATCCACTCAGCAACTGTTGAAGCAGGCTGAGCAGAGCGACGCCGAACAGGCCACCCAGCTGCGCCTGGCAGCTGCCGACCAGAGCATTCAGCAGGGCAACCGCGCGCAAGCCCGCAGCATTCTGCAGCAGGTTCAACTGGACGCACTGAAGCCTGCGCAGCAAATTTTCGCACTGACGCTGCAGGCCGAAATCGCACTCGCCGACGGGGAGCCCGAAAAGGCAGAACAAGCGCTGCAGCACCCGTCATTCGAGCGTCTGGGCGAGCTTCCCGTCAGCCAGCAGATTCGCAGCCAGCTCGCTCGCGCCCAAGCACTGGAGGCAAACAACAAGCCTTTAGCAGCCGCCCGTGAGCGCGTATTCACTGCGCCACTGCTGAGCGGCGAGCAGGCGCAGGCCAACCACGAAACCATCTGGAAACTCCTGTCCGCCCTTCCCGAGCAGCAACTGCAAGGCGCCGCCGATACCGATCTGGCCGGCTGGCAAGCCTTAGCGCTTTCGCTCAAACGCGCCGGTACCATCGCGCAGCAGCAACGCGCTATCGACGACTGGATCGCGCAGAACCCTCAGCACCCCGCCGCGCAGCAGCTCCCGGAGTCACTGCAGAAGCTGCGTGAACTCGCCGACCAACCGCTGAATCACGTAGCGCTGCTTCTTCCTATGGAAGGCCAACTGGCGAGCGTTGCTCGTGCCCTTCGCGACGGTTTCCTGGCTGCTCATCTGCACGCACAGCAGGCCGGTGCCGAACTGCGCATCGAGCTGTATGACAGCTCGCGGATGAAGTCCATCGACGACTTCTATCGCCAAGCCCAGGCCGCTGGCGTACAGCTGGTGGTCGGCCCGCTCGAAAAGGACCTGGTGCGCCAGCTCGCGGAACGCGATCAGCTACCTATCACCACATTGGCGCTCAACTACAGCGACGCCGGACAGCGCACACCACCTCAGCTCTTTCAGTTCGGCCTGGCTGCGGAAGATGAAGCACGCGAAGTCGCTCGCCGCGCGTGGGCGGACGGCCATCGCCGCGCAATCGCGCTGGCGCCTCGCGGAGAATGGGGCGCAAGGATTCTGGAAGCCTTCCGCCAGAGCTGGCAGGAAGCAGGCGGAACGCTGGTCGCATCAGAGCCACTGGCCGAACCCGTCCAGCTGGCCAACCAGATCGCCGATCTGCTGCAGCTACGCAACAGTGAGCAGCGCGGACAACGCGTAAGCAGCATCACAGACGCATCCACCGCCAGCCAGCCAACACGTCGGCAGGACGTCGATTTCATCTTCCTGGCGGCCACACCACAACAGGCCCAGCAGGTCAGGCCGACCCTGATCTTCCAGTACGCGGGTGACCTGCCGGTATACGCCACATCCCACCTGCACGCGGCCAATCATGACCGCACGCAGTACCTCGACCTTGAAGGGATCCGCTTTGCCGAGACGCCATGGCTGCTGAACGACCAGCTGCCCCTTCGACAGGAAGTCGAGCAGAAATGGCCGCAAGCGGGCGGAAGCCTCGGCCGGCTCTATGCCATGGGTGCCGACGCCTACCTGCTGGCACCCCGACTCAATCAGTTGCTGGCCCTTCCGGACACTCACCTCGATGGGCTTTCCGGTACCCTCAGCCTGAACCCACAGCAGCGAATCGAGCGCCAGCTGCCCTGGGCACAGTTCCGCGATGGCGCCGTAGAGCGGCTGGACGAGCCGCAGTAA
- the rsmI gene encoding 16S rRNA (cytidine(1402)-2'-O)-methyltransferase: protein MTASGGANSGVGTLYVVATPIGNLEDISARALRVLREVALIAAEDTRHSSRLLAHFGIQTPLAACHEHNERNEGGRFIERLQAGDDVALISDAGTPLISDPGYHLVRQARAAGVAVVPVPGACALIAALSAAGLPSDRFIFEGFLPAKAAARRTRLEALKEEPRTLIFYEAPHRILESLGDFEDVFGGERMAVLGRELTKTFETLKGLPLGALRAWVEADSNQQRGECVLLVEGWEAPQGESAVSAEALRVLDLLLAEMPLKRAAAVAADITGVRKNLLYQAALERK, encoded by the coding sequence GTGACTGCCAGCGGTGGTGCGAATTCCGGAGTGGGTACGCTTTATGTCGTCGCCACGCCGATCGGCAATCTGGAGGACATCAGCGCCAGGGCGCTGCGTGTACTTCGCGAGGTGGCGCTTATCGCCGCCGAGGACACTCGCCACTCCTCGCGGCTGCTGGCGCACTTCGGTATCCAGACGCCGCTGGCTGCTTGTCATGAGCATAACGAGCGCAACGAAGGGGGGCGGTTCATCGAGCGACTCCAGGCAGGGGATGACGTGGCGCTGATCTCCGATGCCGGCACGCCCTTGATCTCCGATCCTGGCTACCATCTGGTGCGTCAGGCCCGGGCGGCAGGAGTGGCTGTCGTCCCGGTGCCGGGGGCCTGCGCACTGATAGCCGCTCTCTCGGCGGCGGGTTTGCCGTCGGACCGTTTCATCTTCGAGGGGTTTCTTCCCGCTAAGGCGGCTGCGCGACGTACACGTCTCGAGGCGCTGAAGGAGGAGCCGCGTACGCTGATCTTCTATGAAGCCCCGCATCGCATACTTGAGTCGCTGGGAGATTTCGAGGATGTGTTCGGTGGTGAGCGCATGGCGGTGCTTGGGCGCGAGCTGACGAAGACCTTCGAAACCTTGAAGGGCTTGCCGTTGGGGGCTTTACGCGCTTGGGTCGAGGCGGACAGCAACCAGCAGCGAGGCGAATGTGTGCTGCTGGTGGAAGGGTGGGAGGCGCCGCAAGGCGAGAGCGCGGTGAGTGCCGAAGCGCTGCGGGTGCTCGATCTGTTATTGGCAGAAATGCCGCTCAAGCGCGCTGCTGCCGTCGCGGCTGACATCACTGGCGTGCGCAAGAATCTGCTGTATCAGGCGGCGCTAGAGCGCAAGTAG
- the mraZ gene encoding division/cell wall cluster transcriptional repressor MraZ — translation MFRGANAISLDAKGRLAMPSRYRDELNSRGDGQLIITIDAVDRCLCIYPLPEWELIEAKLRELPSLREEARRLQRLLIGNAVDLEMDGSGRVVVPPRLREYARLDKRAMLVGQLNKFQLWNEDDWNAISDADLAAIKQPGGLPEELRDLIL, via the coding sequence GTGTTTCGCGGAGCTAACGCCATCAGTCTCGACGCCAAAGGCCGGCTAGCCATGCCCAGCCGGTATCGTGACGAGCTGAATTCCCGTGGCGATGGCCAGCTGATCATCACGATCGATGCCGTGGACCGCTGCTTGTGCATATATCCGCTGCCCGAGTGGGAACTCATCGAGGCAAAACTTCGTGAGTTGCCTTCCCTGCGAGAAGAGGCCCGCCGCCTGCAGCGTCTGTTGATCGGCAACGCGGTCGACCTGGAAATGGATGGCAGCGGTCGAGTGGTCGTGCCGCCGCGTCTGCGTGAATACGCCCGGCTGGACAAGCGCGCGATGTTGGTGGGGCAACTCAACAAGTTTCAACTGTGGAACGAGGACGACTGGAACGCGATTTCTGACGCGGACCTGGCGGCCATCAAGCAACCCGGCGGTCTGCCGGAAGAACTACGTGACCTTATCCTGTGA
- the rsmH gene encoding 16S rRNA (cytosine(1402)-N(4))-methyltransferase RsmH codes for MSQISSLRHITVLLDEAVAALNVRADGRYLDGTFGRGGHSRLLLQQLGPNGQLLGFDKDPLAIATGQALAAEDGRFVVVQRSFAELGDEVAQRGWTGGVSGILLDLGVSSPQLDDPIRGFSFLNDGPLDMRMDPSRGVSAAEWIASADEDEIARVFKDYGEERFAKRMARAVVQRRAEAPFERTADLAKVLTDANPAWEKGKNPATRAFQGLRIHINNELGDLECGLDAALEALEVGGRLVVISFHSLEDRIVKQFMRRHAKGEADKLPRDLPIIPKAFEPRLKLIGKPQYASEAEVKANPRSRSAVMRVAEKVR; via the coding sequence GTGAGCCAGATCAGCAGCCTGCGACATATCACCGTGTTGCTCGACGAAGCCGTCGCGGCGCTGAACGTGCGCGCCGATGGTCGCTATCTGGACGGGACCTTCGGGCGGGGCGGCCATAGCCGGCTACTTCTGCAACAGCTCGGTCCTAATGGCCAGTTGCTAGGATTCGACAAGGACCCATTAGCTATCGCTACGGGACAAGCGCTGGCGGCCGAGGACGGCCGCTTTGTCGTTGTGCAGAGAAGTTTTGCCGAGCTCGGTGATGAAGTCGCGCAACGCGGCTGGACGGGGGGTGTGAGCGGCATTCTGCTTGATCTGGGCGTGTCGTCGCCTCAGCTGGACGACCCCATTCGCGGCTTCAGTTTTCTGAACGACGGCCCCCTGGACATGCGCATGGATCCGAGTCGTGGCGTGAGTGCGGCCGAATGGATTGCCTCGGCCGATGAGGACGAGATCGCACGGGTGTTCAAGGACTACGGTGAAGAGCGTTTCGCCAAACGTATGGCTCGTGCAGTGGTGCAGCGGCGCGCTGAGGCACCCTTCGAGCGAACCGCCGATCTGGCCAAGGTGCTGACCGACGCCAATCCAGCCTGGGAGAAAGGCAAGAACCCGGCAACACGGGCCTTCCAGGGGCTGCGCATTCATATCAACAACGAGCTGGGCGATCTGGAGTGTGGTCTCGACGCAGCGCTGGAAGCGCTGGAAGTGGGCGGTCGCCTGGTCGTCATCAGCTTCCATTCGCTGGAAGATCGCATCGTCAAACAGTTCATGCGTCGGCACGCCAAGGGCGAGGCAGACAAGCTGCCGCGTGACCTGCCAATCATCCCGAAGGCCTTCGAGCCGCGTCTGAAGCTGATCGGCAAGCCGCAATACGCATCCGAAGCGGAAGTGAAAGCCAATCCACGCTCGCGCAGCGCTGTCATGCGTGTCGCGGAGAAAGTGCGATGA
- the ftsL gene encoding cell division protein FtsL, whose amino-acid sequence MSRVLRAMPNGSLLMLVLFVSVLLSAIAVAYCAHWNRQLLNELYGELSVRDKAQAEWGRLILEQSTWTAHSRIETLATEQLRMHIPAAADVRLVKP is encoded by the coding sequence ATGAGCCGCGTGCTGCGTGCCATGCCCAACGGCAGCCTGCTGATGCTGGTGCTGTTCGTCAGCGTTCTCCTGTCGGCGATCGCGGTTGCCTACTGCGCGCATTGGAACCGTCAGCTGTTGAACGAGCTGTATGGCGAACTCAGCGTGCGTGACAAGGCCCAGGCCGAATGGGGACGACTGATTCTCGAGCAAAGCACCTGGACGGCGCACAGCCGCATCGAGACGCTGGCTACCGAGCAGCTGCGCATGCACATTCCTGCGGCGGCAGACGTCCGATTGGTGAAGCCATGA
- a CDS encoding peptidoglycan D,D-transpeptidase FtsI family protein: MSLQGALYPWRFRIVLALLALLVGVIAWRIVDLQVMDQGFLKGQGDARSVRHIPIPAHRGLITDRNGEPLAVSTPVTTLWGNPKELQAARARWPELAKALGQDAAVLSERLQSQASREFMYLVRGLTPEQGQEILDLKIPGVYAQEEFRRFYPAGEVAAHVVGFTDIDDRGREGMELAYDEWLAGVPGKRQVLKDRRGRLIKDVQVTKNAKPGKAMALSIDLRLQYLAHSELRNVVHEYGAKAASLVMVDVKTGEILAMANQPTYNPNNRRNLQPAAMRNRAMIDVFEPGSTVKPFSIAAALATGKYQPDSVVNTLPGWMRIGRYTIRDVSRGGMLSLTGILMKSSNVGISKIALDIGAEPVYAVMQQAGFGQDTGLGFPGERVGNLPNHRKWRDAETASLAYGYGLSVTAVQLAHAYAVLGNQGTNVPLSLLRLDRAQDGVQVIDKQISGTVLQMLRAVVEEEGGGGARAKVPGYHVGGKSGTAKKISGTGGYTKDAYRSFFAGVAPLSNPRIAAVVVVDEPSKGQYYGGLVAAPVFGKVMARALRLMNVAPDNLPPPAELQTAEAAKGKGGRS; this comes from the coding sequence ATGAGTCTTCAGGGCGCGCTTTATCCCTGGCGCTTTCGCATCGTTCTCGCGCTGCTGGCGTTGCTGGTGGGCGTGATCGCCTGGCGCATCGTCGATCTGCAGGTCATGGATCAGGGCTTCCTGAAAGGCCAGGGCGACGCGCGCAGCGTTCGCCATATTCCGATTCCCGCGCACCGGGGTCTGATCACCGATCGTAACGGCGAGCCGCTCGCCGTGAGCACGCCTGTGACCACTCTTTGGGGCAACCCCAAGGAACTACAGGCCGCGCGCGCCCGCTGGCCAGAACTCGCCAAGGCGCTCGGGCAGGACGCAGCGGTGCTGAGCGAACGGCTGCAATCGCAAGCCTCGCGCGAATTCATGTACCTGGTGCGCGGCCTGACGCCGGAGCAGGGCCAGGAAATTCTCGACCTGAAGATTCCCGGCGTTTACGCGCAGGAGGAGTTCCGTCGCTTCTATCCGGCAGGCGAAGTGGCAGCGCACGTAGTCGGCTTCACCGACATCGACGATCGCGGTCGTGAAGGCATGGAGCTGGCCTATGACGAGTGGCTGGCCGGTGTCCCGGGCAAGCGCCAGGTGCTCAAGGACCGCCGCGGGCGCCTGATCAAGGACGTCCAGGTCACCAAGAACGCCAAGCCCGGCAAGGCCATGGCGCTGTCGATCGACCTGCGCCTGCAGTACCTCGCCCACAGTGAGCTGCGCAACGTCGTGCATGAATACGGTGCCAAGGCGGCAAGCCTGGTGATGGTGGACGTCAAGACTGGCGAGATCCTCGCCATGGCCAACCAGCCGACCTACAACCCGAACAACCGCCGCAACCTGCAGCCGGCGGCGATGCGCAACCGCGCCATGATCGACGTCTTCGAGCCGGGCTCGACGGTCAAGCCGTTCAGCATCGCGGCGGCACTGGCGACCGGCAAGTACCAGCCGGATTCGGTGGTCAACACGCTGCCGGGCTGGATGCGAATCGGCCGCTACACCATCCGCGACGTGTCCCGCGGCGGCATGCTGTCGCTGACCGGAATCCTGATGAAGTCGAGCAACGTCGGCATCAGCAAGATCGCCCTGGATATAGGTGCCGAGCCGGTTTACGCGGTGATGCAGCAGGCCGGCTTCGGCCAGGACACCGGCCTGGGCTTCCCTGGCGAGCGCGTCGGCAACCTGCCCAACCATCGCAAGTGGCGGGATGCGGAAACCGCGTCCCTGGCCTACGGCTATGGCCTTTCCGTGACGGCGGTACAGCTGGCGCACGCCTATGCCGTGCTGGGCAACCAAGGCACCAACGTGCCGCTCTCCTTGTTGCGCCTGGATCGCGCGCAGGACGGCGTGCAAGTCATCGACAAGCAGATTTCCGGCACCGTGCTGCAGATGCTGCGGGCGGTGGTCGAGGAGGAAGGCGGCGGTGGCGCGCGGGCCAAGGTGCCGGGCTACCACGTCGGCGGCAAGAGCGGTACCGCGAAGAAGATCTCCGGTACCGGTGGCTATACCAAGGATGCTTACCGTTCGTTCTTCGCCGGCGTCGCGCCGCTTTCCAACCCGCGAATCGCCGCGGTGGTCGTCGTGGACGAGCCGAGCAAGGGTCAGTACTACGGTGGTCTGGTGGCCGCTCCGGTGTTCGGCAAGGTCATGGCGCGCGCACTGCGCCTGATGAATGTCGCGCCGGACAATCTGCCGCCGCCCGCCGAGCTGCAGACCGCGGAAGCGGCCAAAGGCAAGGGAGGGCGCAGCTGA